A window of Etheostoma spectabile isolate EspeVRDwgs_2016 chromosome 24, UIUC_Espe_1.0, whole genome shotgun sequence genomic DNA:
caaacttttttttgtgtgcgtgACATTGTGTCTCGTTTCCCCGTCACTCACCATCGGGGAGGACTTTGCCGCTGGTGGCCTGGCATGCCGAACTCTGGAAGGTTTTACAGTCTCCTGAAGGGATCTTccacatccacacgttgccgTCGTCTGTTCCCGCCAGCAGCACCGGAGCGCAGGGATGCCACTCCAACCACTGAGGGAGGAAGCGGGGCAGACGACCACAGGTTAACGGCTGCTTCACCACGCAGATTATTTCCCTCTAATTCCCACTGCCGTTTTTCGACTGGCGGCCAATGAGCAGATCTTGTGATTATCATGGGCTGCGTGCCTTGTAAAAGAGCAACTCAGCAGTCGCGGTCGAGGGAGGGGGGAGAATGTCTTGATCCTTCACTTCCTCCGCAAGACCACAAATTCTCAGCCTGAGCGGTCATCCCGTCTTACTTCCTCGTAAATTCCTCCAGCCCCAGTAAAGACGTTGCACAAGTGCTTACAGATGCACACGCTAAACAGACGCACGTCCAGGCGGATGCAGTATTTCTGGAGGACACTCGGAAGCCCTTTAGTCTAGTAGCCAGCCCATAGAGCCCCAttgtgaacccggaaatgttgagtacaccaaagttttattgcataAGTGTGAAGTATGGGTTCCCAGTATACGGAAAATGttggatgctaatttgcatatgttgagcaatttgcataattagcattattagcttaatcgtccagtttgaccacatcttttgcactgtatggccaatttctacaatatgtgagtggttttagaggttttagaggatgctgatttcttttctggcattttcagatttcaaagaggTAATTTTAgtacttattgtgatttattttggtaagttccaattactttcaggcataattataggttattttaTGGTAAACCCAATCTTACCGAATCATGAGTGCTcttgtgaatgttgatgcattgttttcagggTGTAGTTAAGATAAATCCCctcctgacacttttgaatATCCAATGCTTTAGGATAAATGATGGATCTTTGTTAATTAGtaaaattagcataattagcagaATCGGCCAGATTGACAATAGATTTTGCACAGTGCAATCAGTTTCTACAATATTGGAGTAGTTTAATaggttttagaggatgctgaatTCTATTCTGGCACTTTCAGACTTCAAAATGGTAATTCTACAACAAATTTGGAttaatttaaacacattttttattaacttggGACAAACGTTTAGgttattttcatgttaaacactATAATCTCACATTTCAACTCTTGCTCTTTGATGTGAATGTTGATAACCTaagtttgttgacattttttgaggtCCGGTCATGTTTTCATGCAAATAAAATGTGGCAGCTAGCTGTTGAAGTTGTAATAAGTATGTTGTAAAGCAAGGGAGCATAGTCTAGTTTTAAAGTagttgaaacatttaaaaatgtatggaaaACTTAATCATTAAAAGGAAGTAGTTTCACCAAATAGCATGTCTTTTTAAACAGAACGCCGGCGTTATTAACTCATAGCCAAATCGAACAAGCTAATCACAAACCACCAAAACTTAAGGAACGATAATTTTGGTACAACATAATTTAAGTTGCGTGTTCTGCAATAGAGCTTGTCGGTACATGATCTGCCCTGCGCATGTGCAAGTTTGTTAACGCACGCGCAGATGATATCATGAGGGAAACGCATATTTATGACCTTTACGATATGAACAATCTGTCCGTagatagttaaagaaagtcttcACCGAATGGAAAAAGCTAACTTTATTTTAGTGacagctaattcagctaacaaccagctgagacagcatgtaaaagaccctcaaaacccTAACTGTTGAAATATATAACAGCGTTAGTCAGTTAACTTTACTTGTGCATTTAAAATCCAATCACtcaatatttgtcttttttattactgtaaagtcttaattagcGGAGCTGTTTTTcccaaatgtttattttggaaTAAGttttttaggctgaatcaaactGCGGTTAGCAATAAAAGCTGTTAGCAAATTGCATAATTTTACCGGTGGGGGGCTAACCGGTTCTTAGCTAATTCATGGTTCAGTCGCCATCCCAGCCACCAGATGCTGTCTTTGCGTCCGCTCATTATGTGGTTTGGCCATCGTCTAGGACAGTGGCAGATCTTGCCCAGCATGGGAGTGGCTTAATTGTTACGACCCCCcaaacttttgtcatttttgacatATATTGCAGGTGTCTGCAAAGGCCCATGAGGAACATAGAAGAGAGGAAAGAGCTCCACAGAGTAAAGCTCTCATTGATAACCTCTACCTAGCGAgacaaagttttaaaaaaaagcacaaaaaacaaaggtGAGAAAAACTCCTGTGTATTTTCAATGTGGGAAGTAATATCATGATGGTCAGTGAAGCTGCAGCATTGCCACTTATGATGGGCGGATATATCACTATAACTTACATGTTGTCAGACAGGGGGCTTAAAACTGTTCACATTTCAGTGAGGACACAGATGTCTtgtgttttatggtttaatGGTGTTGAAGGCTGGATCAAAATAACCTACAGATGGAATGGCACAGTTCCAGCATAAATGCAATTCAGAGATCTGAGTGATCAATGTGGTTCCACTCGGGCCCATGCATGCTATTTGGGATGTGATTCCACCTATATCCTGTTGGGAAGGGGAAGGTGTCTGCACTCAAGGCCATAAGAGTTGTTCCCGGTAAGCTTCTCCCCTGCATTGGGAGGCAGAAACCCAAACGTTTCAGATCACAAAAGCAACAAGGGCTTTCTTTTTGGCTCTGTACAATCAGAGGAAAATTTGTAACCTGAATGCAACCAGGTATGGAATTACCCAAAAGCGCCAAAGGCCCCCAGCACCGAAGTCACTCGCTTGCCTTCATGGAAGACGTTTTCCCCCTTCAGGCACTGCTATGGAAAGCAGCAGACCAGCCCGATCCACCAGTGGTGGATATCACCTTTTTTTGGGGTGGGACAATAATATGGGTCTAAATGAAGGAGAGGAAATGATTGTGGCCCCCCCAGGATTAAAACCCCTTGGTTAGCCTTAAGTCTGGTGGGGTGACTCGGGTTTGGGGCCAGACCGGCGGAGTTTAACTGGGTCCTGTTGGATTTGCGACGTGGGGACCAACATGGGCAGCCATTGGACGTTGCCCTAGCAAATTACAGGGTCTGTTGGTATGGCTATAAAGTGTATATTTTTACATAGTTTGTTTATCACACAGAGGAGGGGCTTAGGTGATGTCATGTCATTGGGTGTTTAAATAGCTCCCCCCTAATATGGATGTACAGTTGCAAGATAGAAGAAGTTTTTTCAAATACTGCGCTTTTTTCCCAGAAATGATAACATTCAGCCAAACAAAGACCCCTCTCATCAAAGCATTGGATATCAAAGTGTCAGGGGGGGATTTATCTTAACACACCTGAAAACAATGCACACATTCACAAGAACACTCATGGTTTACTGTAATGTAAGTTGTGTTTaccataaaataaatataattatgcCTGAAGTAATCGGAAACTTAccaaaaaacccccaaaaagactaaaataggctctttgaaatctgaaaatgccagaaaaaaCGAATCCTCTAAAACCCCCCTCTTAAAACCACTCCCATATTGTAGAATTGGCCAACGGCAaagatgtggtcaaactggCGATTAAGTAAAagctaattattttaattttgcaaATGGGTTttaacatatgcaaattagacCGCAGTTCTGTATATAGGGAACCATACTTCACACTTATGCAATAAAATTTGGTTGTACTCAACATTTCGGGTCACCTAGTTGGCACTAGACTACTTTCCTCCAGATCTCCCACTCGAAGGAAGATTTCTTTGGGTTTTACTTCCAACTTTAATCATGCACGCCCCATGTGCCCGTTAGCTACCATGGAGGAGTCATGGCTGAACAAAGCGCACGTCACGGAGTCTTTGTGACCTGTGGAAACAGAAGGGAATTAATTGCTTTTGTAGATGCAGTTCAGATGTAGTCTTCTGTCATCTGTCACCACTACAGAGGTGCAACCACCAAacatggaaaaaacaaaaggattCAAACATGCTCGGTGTGAACGCagcccttttttaaaaagttgttaAACACACGTATACTCTctttaaagccaccagactcctttgacaaaaacagtatttCTACCTCACGGAACACGGGAGTTGCTGGTGTACCGGTGCCTCGATCGGTTCATTTGTTTGTGTAAttttatgactttcatgaaTCCGAACTAACCCTCTAAAACACAAAAGTAACACAACgacacaaacaaactaaccGATCGACCAGCAACTCCTGTGTTCTGTGACGTAGaaatactgtttttgtcaaaaggaTCTGGTGGCTTCGAAGAGAGCATAGATGTATTTTCAGTGCCCCCGTCAAAAAAGGACTGAAAATATTCATACACAGAAATATTGATTCATTTAATGAgtcatttaatttgttttttgcccGTTTATAGCAGTACATCGCTTAGCTTCGGCCTGCTTCTCTAAACTGGGGACGTGCTGACTGACATCTACTATACcgtaatacactgactatggtTGAGTCGTTCATGCAACCCAAAGACcattaaaaaatctgaactatCCCTTCAACTCTCACCTGTGCACTCCAACAGAACTTCTCCATCGCTCACCCTCCAAACGTAGGCCTTGTCATCCTCTCCTCCTGTTACAGCCATGCTGTTTGTTGCAGGATCCAGATTCACGCAAAACACCGAGCCTGGACAGGAGAAGGGATTAGAGACTGAATTAGAGACTGAATCGGCCTGATAACGAGAGCATGAACCCGAGGCGAGGTGTAACCTGTGTGTTTGGAGAAGGTGAGCTCGCTGTCGTCTTGCTCCGCTTCCATCTCGTCCTCGGTCTCCCAGCCCTCGTCATCATCTGCGTTTCCAGCGTCTTCAAAGTCAACGTCCTCCATGTCATCGGCCAAATCAtcttagagagagaaagaaagttaaGACGGGAGGTGATGACTAGAGGAGGGGGGCCATCAGCTGGAAAACGCCACATCATCTCCGGAGCTGGGCCTCTAAACATCTGTCAGAAAGTGTCATTTGCTGTTCAATTTGGTTGATCTTTTagaagaaggaaagaaatcTAGCGCTGTACAGCAAATGTATAATTCATGTACTGAAAGTATGTTAGTCATTAAGTTAAGAATTGGTTATGTctaaaacacaattttagaTTTGTGAAAGCTTTATTGTCTTTATGAGAATGCAATAAAGTGAGATTTTTACAGATTCTTTTCCACATGATGACAACTCTTAACATGGTCCACTGTACCTAGACTTATCAAATCTGGACTAAATGATCCCAAAGAGGCAGAAGAGtcttaaaaacacagtttcagATTTGTGAAAGCTTTATTCTACTcatgaaaatgcaataaaaggGAGATTTCACTATTTTTCTCTTCAAATTTAGACCACAATTGGACCAGGTCCAGATCCAAAACCATAGACCTAGAATTGTGAAATCTGGACTAAATGATCCCAGAGAGGCTAACGATTCTTAAAAACCCACTTGAAGTTTTCCTTAAATGTCCCAAAATTGGAAGCCAACTTCAGCGTTGTAATGTGCATGAAGTTCTTAATATGTATTATTTCTCATTTTTAatggtgtgtttgttgtggtatGTACTGCCGGCTTTAAACCGAATTGCCGTCCGGGGATAATAAAGATAACTGGAacctagggctgggcgatatggagaaaatcaaatatcacaatatgtttgactattggtgctttgacaaaatatttacagaatgagatttttgataaataatcatcgataatgtggacataatgactaagtgggtagaggcaaacaatagaacagttacaacagtctggtaagttcagaaaatgacatcactttacggtaatgcagcctttaaaaccaggaaaagcatctctccattagtgcatgtataggacctgagcatgtgtgtgtaaatcaggcctgtgtgtaatgtgtgtaataacaacagagtgtacaaattgtaatttccccttgtagcaggtagttaaaaaaagacaccacttatgccatgTAACGATCTccaaatctaagacgatatctagtctcacgatatcacgatatcgatatattgcccagctttACTGGAACATTGAACCACATAGCAGCAGCATCCGGAGAGCAACTTGAGGTTCAGTGTTTTGGTCAGAAACACTTTGACATGCACCTTCTTTAAGACTAATTACAGTGACCAAACAAATACCGAGTCTGACACATGGATGTCAAAAGAAAACGTTGCCAAATGTGACTAGTTGAAGAAGCACAGTTGTAGACAGTTATCAACCAACCGGGACCAGGCTCCATCTCGTTGAGGTCGATGACTTCAACAATTTCCTCATCTTCGTGGAGCTCAATCGCATTTCCCTGCGTGTTGTCCATGCTGTTAGTGTTAGCGGGCTAAAGGCTAGTAAAACAACCGAAAAGCATGGGTGCGAGTTAAGCTCGCTAAGCTCTGActttaggctaacgttacctcaCTTCGAGCCCTAACCCAGTTAAAACCCCCATTTTCGCTCGCTCCCAAACGTCGCCTCGCGCTGGggaactgaaaaaaaacctaTTTAGATTCAACAAACGCGTTTCCCATGTTTTTAATGCACGGTAACGGGGAACGCAAAATATGACTCGACGTCTTTACCTTTTGGGGCCCCATCCGGTgctgccaaaaaaaataaaggcactATCCCATAGACTTATATTTTGGGTTACTGTCATGACTCTTATCTATGGTTACTGCAAGATTTAACTAGGTTACTgtctagactttttttttatctatggTTCGTCATAGACGTTTCTGGTTTACGTCATAgactttttatctatttttccttttataatttaaatttttggtTACTGCATGACTTATATCATGGTTAGTCATAGACTGAATTCTAGGGTTACTGTCTAGACTCTTTATTAGGTTACGGGCCAGCTGTAAATTATGTTCGTTAGTTTTATCTAGGGTTCTGTCATGACGTTATCTAGGGTTTTACTGTAAAGGGCTTTTATTATGGTTACTGTCATAGACGTATTTTTGGGTTATgtcatagattttttttctatggtTACTGTTTAGGACTGTAATATGGTTACTGTCATAGACTGTTTTCATGGTTACTGTCATAGACTGTAATCTAGGCCTTCTAGATGTATATTATGGTTACTGTCAAGACTGTATATCTAGGTCCTGTCATAGACTTATCTATTTTTACTGCCATAACGTATTCTATTTTTATGCCAAGACTGTATTTTTGGGTTACTTCATGACTGTATTCTGGGGTTACTCCCAAGACGATTCAGGGCCCCTGTCATGACTGTTATCGTTACGTCATGACTGTATTTATGGTTACGTCAAAAAGGGTATATTTTGGTTATGCCTAGTGTATGCAGGGTCTGTATAGACTGTATACGGTTTACCCCATAGACTGTAGTTTATGGTTGCTGTCATAGACTTTTCTTGGTCACTTCATAGACGTATCCAAGGTCATGCCATAGATCTTTTCATGGTAACTGTATTTATGTTCCTGTATGACTGTAATCTGGTTATGTCATAGATTATATTTGGGTTAGGGCCATAACTTATATCTAGGGGTTCCAAAACTGTTATCTGGTTCGTCTCTGTATTTTTGGTTATGCCATGACTGTTATCTTGGTCCTGTCAAGACTGTATTTTTGGGTTACTGTCATGACTGATATCATGGTCACTGTCAAAACTGTTTTCTAGGTTTACTGCCTGACGTATATCTATGGTCATCCATGACTGTATGTCTATTTTCGTCATAGACGATTATGGTCGGCCATAGATGTATGTCTAGGTTTCGTCATAGACTGTTTCTAGGGTCCTGTTAACTTAACTATGGTCCCCCAAAACTCTTTACTATGTAGTGTTATTGGTACTGCCAAAACGTATGTCTTGGTCATGTCAAGCTGATATCTATGGTTACTGTTATAGACTGGTATCTAGGGTTTTATGCCATAGCTGATTTTA
This region includes:
- the aamp gene encoding LOW QUALITY PROTEIN: angio-associated migratory cell protein (The sequence of the model RefSeq protein was modified relative to this genomic sequence to represent the inferred CDS: substituted 1 base at 1 genomic stop codon), which produces MDNTQGNAIELHEDEEIVEVIDLNEMEPGPDDLADDMEDVDFEDAGNADDDEGWETEDEMEAEQDDSELTFSKHTGSVFCVNLDPATNSMAVTGGEDDKAYVWRVSDGEVLLECTGHKDSVTCALFSHDSSMVANGHMGRAXLKLEVKPKEIFLRVGDLEWLEWHPCAPVLLAGTDDGNVWMWKIPSGDCKTFQSSACQATSGKVLPDGKRAVVGYEDGTVRVWDLKQGNAIHVIKGQDGHKGALTCLACNKDGSLVLTGSVDGCAKLINTATGKVVGVFSVEDGKAKGSPDKEESNSVESVGFCNILPLVALAYLDGTLAVYDLSTQVLRHRCQHEAGLVHLQWEESSSVVSTCCLDGALRLWDARSGGLVCEYRGHTAEILNFTINREASLAVTASGDNQAKVFCLQRPDR